The DNA region GATATGCTCCAGCTACAACTAAAGAAACTGCAACCTTCCAAACATCTTTACTTTGGGAAGTTGACAGTGTCAACAGAATTTGAGCTGCGAAGCTGGAAAGATATAGGACCAAGAAAGAAATAATTGATTTAATGGCAGTTAGGTGAACATCTATCAAAGGATCCCTGAAACTATCTATATAGCATTGCATCTTCTTGGTGTGTTTCCACAGCGAATTAATTAACAGGGCTGAAGTCACCACAGATAgtactagaggaaaaaaacaacctgcAAAGTAAAGAAGGAGCAGGTAGAGGTGTGAGCTATCCCAGTTAGTGATATGGTCTGTGCTATTCTCTCTACAGTTCCCAGTTGAGCTGCAGAGGTAAGTGCCGGGTGTAATCCATAATAATGGAAGAGAGGTCATGGAAGAGATCCCCAGTGATCCTAGAAGCAGCCACGGAATCATCCCAGAAATCCTGAGTTTGATTTGCAGCAACAGCCGTTGGGTGAAATTGATAATTTTTACACAGTAGAGGACATAGAGCCAGGTACTGAACCACAGGCTGGCATGGTTTACAAACATCCATACAGCACCAAAAGCTTTGTACACAGAAGACAACTTAGTCACATCCGTAAAATAGAGACTATGAATGTGTATCATTATTGTCACCTGCAAGATACATCTCGATGTGCTCAGGAAGATCAGGATCATATCAGCAGAAGAGATGTTTTTGCTTTTGATCCAGTTAATGCTATTAACAATTGCAATAAATCCATTTCCTGTAAATCCAACAATGACTTCAATTGATACAATAGTTATTGAAACGATAAGAATGGGTGGCAACATCTTTCTGCTTTGGTCACCTCTGCCTGCTTAGTTTGTGGAGCTGTGCAAGAAGTTGAGCAGATCAGATGTCATCTGACTACCCctagccccagccccagcctgctcCCCTTTTATCTAGGAACGCAAAGACATCTGGAAATGATACTGGAAAATGGATGGTGCTGTTGTTCCTGAACATGCAAATCACAGAAAGATTTAATAATTAATTCTAACCTTTTACATGCATAAGATTTGCCTACTCTTTTCCTTAGGGATGTGGGATGGCCAGCTGTATTAACCTCCCCATCTTTTATCCAACTGTTTATATTCCTATCCAGAGTGACAAGCAAGCCTTCGGTGGCTCTGTGGTTATGACTGTATCCTTACATGCATCACACAACCCAGAGCAGGCAGTATCATGTGTCAAGAGACAAGGAGAGGTCTTATATTGTAACTCTATCTTTCATACCACTTGAAATCCTACTAGTTATGACCACATCTATTAGTCAGAACAATTTTTGCATGGAGACTATCTCTGTAAATTATACGTTCTCCAGTCCTATTTTATGGGACCAACCCACACAAAGAAGTTGTATCTACCCGAGACTTCTTTCTCCATATAGCTGGCCATTTTATGAGGGTTCACTTCTGATATGTTAGATGTCATATGTAAGGGATCAAAGGATGGAAGTGGTAGGTCATATAATGGGGAGAGTGGTGATGACAGGCTACTAGAGCAGAGTGATCCTTCTAGCAGAAACCCGGTAAAAAGCAGCTAAGGTCATTTGGCTGCTGGCAAAAGATCAGGAGTTTGTCAGCAAAGTAGGGGTTGTTTTTGTGGGAAGATTGACATACTTCTTCTGACTTTCATTTCTGAACAGAGTAAAATGACTCAAAGTAAAAGGCAGACATATCTTCTAATCTGAACGTGATATAGCCTGACTATTAGATTTAGTATTTACCATTGCATCCAAGTTCTTGTTGAAATGTTCAGCAGTGAAACAGTTAACCTAAGTTGATATAACTGTATTTCTTCAAAACTTATTGAGAAGAAAAGGTGAATTTAATACCTTCTCTATAGCTTTTGTTTCTATCAGTACTTCAATCATATTCAATTCACGTTTAGGTCCTAGTAATTCAGTTCAATTCAGTTTAGGTTCTAGTAATCACAAGGACTAGAAGGTTTTTCTTAAAAAGTGAGCTTGCTTTGTTCATCACAACAATGTGAAGttcacagtaataaaaaaaaaaacaatttgtagGCATGTTTACAAAATATCATATGTGAGCTCCAGATTTTAAAAactcaagaaaaaagaaaaaaaggaaaactataaGAATATGTTATTATGTTGCTTTTTCTACAATGTTCTTcactcaaaatatttcaaaatagtgAGCAAGTCACACTACTCACATCTTACTAaggaaaaaattgaaaaagaaaatgtaacttgACGCCTACAATGTATTTTAAAGTTATATGCATAAAGCTTCCTGTACACAGAATATACTTTGCATAATTACTGTAGTCAATTACCTTAAAATGTAGTCATTAAGTTACTCAAGGGAACATGACAATAGCactttatttttatatacttatAAAAACAGCACTGCAATTATAAAGGAAGAGAAACTATATATGAAGATACAGTCTAGAAAGTTGCAGGACTAAAATCAATTCTTGCCTATTCCAGAAAGTAGTTATGAAATTCTATTCTATCTTGATATACATCATCAAAAAGGAAAATGGTAAAGAAAACCATATCTAATCTTTATCTACccattttgttttcccttcagCAATGCCAAAAATGGGAATAATGAATTGAAAGAGAAAGCAACATTTCTGCCTTGAGAAGTCCCACCAGCTTCTTGAGAAAAGAGCCATCACACATGGTGTTCCTTCTGGTTGTATTTAAATCTTCATGACTCAGGTAAACCAGATAGCCTGTCTGTTAGTGCCCTGTGACTGAGCTATGTCTAATGTGCTCTGCTTCCCGAAATGGCTTCTATATAAAAATTTGCTCTTCATTTTGTCTCCCACTAAGTCAAGAGATTCCTGATACATTACACTGGTTCTGTCTTCAAGGGTTCTCCAGAGGATGATAAGTCTACCCATGGATGCTGATAATACATACCTGGAAGCACTGAGATAAAAAAGGCCAGTTTATGGTAAGCAGCCACCAGGACTTGACCATCACTGATGCTGGCTCCAACAGGGCCCCAAAGAGAGTGAGCAGGCTGGTGACCAGAGGTCATCATGGTCTGCCTTCCCAGCACGCAGCTCCCTGAATTCTCTTGTTCCCCTTCTTGCCCTTTCCTAACCTTGTAATTTAGTTGCATGCTTTTACAAAGAGATAGGGGTACTGAAGGGTGGTGGCAGTTTAAGCACCTTACATAAGAGATCCATGCTGAGGTTGGCCATAGGGCATGTATAATGCAAAAAGCCAGGCTAGAAGCTTTTTACTGAGTGCTTTAGATGTCGTGCTTTATGCTCAACCCCAGCTACAGTATAAAATGAGACAGGAATGGCATGGCTCATAATGGGTCACTACGTAAATGCGAATAGAGCCCCTCGGTCTGGGGACCTTTTCTGAGGAAATCCTTGTGAGCAACCTCAGGGAGATGTAGACATGATCTTATGCATTATCCTCCTGAtcctggaaaggagaaaaaaatgactaCTGGGAGGTTCAGGTTGTTTTCTCTTAATTTGAACAAGTCAAAAACTTCCAAATTTATAACATAAATAACATATGATATACAAATATGCAAATATGGATTAGAATGGAGTATATAGTCCAGCAGGATGTTGTAAGGCCATAACTTTGTGATACGGTCACAGAAGTTTCTGTTCTCAGACAGTATTTTATATTGTGAAGAAGCCTTACTTTGTCTATTTCTATCTTGAATAAATTAAGATCAAAATAACGGTGACTACTGCAAACATTTAGAAATTACTAATATCAGGACTGTAAATGTCCTGAATTTCTCAATCAATATAGTCAGGAGGTGTCAATATAGTCTTAGCTATAAAGCCAGAGATCAATATTTTAAAGACACTAACTTGTCCTCAGATACATGAAATCAAACATACAGATTCACTTTGGTGTGATGTGTCTTCACAAGAGACCAGCAGCAATCTGGATGAAACCAAAATTATAATACAGGAAAAGAGGTATCATGTGAAGTACAAAGAAAGGTGTAAAGATCTGGCACATCCCAGGTAGGGTTTGCTACATTAATGCTCTTTTGTTGACTCCTTATTGAGCTACATGGCCATGACCAGACCAGAAGAGACACAAGAGATCCTGCAATATGTTAGTTTCTCAGCTTTATCCTCTGGAAGAGCATTTGGGTGAATTTATAAAAGAGGAGGTGCCACAGGGTAAAGCAGAGATTAGTTCTTAAAAACAATCATAGGACAATGTTAGCATAACACAAACTAATTTCTGGACACAAGTGTCTGGAGATATACAATATTTTCCTTTGCGAGATAAATCTCACTGTACTCAGAGCGGTCAGGTGCAGATCACAGGGTAAGAGCTTTCCTCTTTTGATTCATGCATTCCAAATAAAAACTGTAATAAATATACTTCCCACAATGCATACAACGATTTTAGTTGTTGAAATAGTTAGAGACGTTATTTAAAGCACAGTAAACACTTTCTGACTCATGTAAAACACAGTCCATTCTGCTTATTCAGAGATCCATGGAGCACCAATTAACTGGTATCTGGTTAATCTTTCAGCCTTTTACTGTGAGCAAGAAGCATATGAATATAATACTGGAAGATTTATTTCTGGTATTGTTCAGAAAGATGCATATCTTGGAAATGTTGTTCATGAATCATCTACTGTCTCACAATTTTTAGTGAGAAGTAATTGTCTATGGCTGAATTTGGGATAGGAAAAATTAGAACGCCGTTCAATGGGACTAACTTCTAGGTATAAGGTTGTTGCTGCCATTTTGAACTAAGAGCTTTGATTTTGGTATAACATGGCAAGTGTTCAAACAGCCACCACCCTTTGGTATCCTCACTGATCTCTCTGCATGCTAAGAGACACGACTTTGGTGCTCTTATCAACATCACTCCAAATTTTGACcaaatttcaaaatttaaacCTTCCAGTACATTTAGAACAAAGATATTACAGATGAATTTCTGAAAATTCTGTGCAGCTGAGCTCCCTTCCGACCTGAGAGCCAGTACTCCCTTCTCATGGAAACATGGACATGTAAAGGTTGGTCCTTGACAAAGAGTGAGATCAGGATGTGGTTAGGGTGCTTACCCCAACATGAGTGTGAGGAAGCAGTCCCACGCCTAGTAGTTTAGATATAATATTAAATATCTATTTTTGCAACTGCAGAGTTGGCCATATTCTCCTTTATACCAGGGTTTGGATGACCAGCCTATATACTGAGGTCCGCACCTGAAGTAGATTTCAAGAGTTTAATGAGATAAATCTCATCTTTCATGGCTGGTTGCTCCAGCAGCTAGACCAGCAGAGAAAACTAGAAGTATACAATGAATAATTTGGAAAAACAACTGCTGCATAATGGCATCTACATGAGCGTTTGTTCTGGGGTACTCCTGTGAATACTTCTACTCAAATGTGTTGCACTGTCCAGGTAGTTTTTGTCCACTCCATGCAACTGAACACATCAAATGCAGCAAAAAAAATTGACATGAGGTCTAGTAGATGCCGTCTTTTGGGTTGATGTTCTTGAAGCAATTCTTAAAGAAGTTTCAAACTCAGAATGTTACAATGAAATCAGAACAAAGGCCAGGGTCTGGAGAGATTAAAATCATGTTTCACAAGGAGAGATCCCATCTTTTTTGCATGATCAATTCTGTTAGCATGTCGAACATCTATCTATTTattatctgtctgtctgtgtctatctatctatctgtcatTCCTATCATGATCTCAGTCATTATGATTATTAGGCAGACATGATCTGAAATCACCAACTCCTTTTCAGTCTTCACAGTCTGCTCTGCTTCTGCAGTGCCAGAAGAAGTGCTGTAGATGAACAACCTGATTGCAGTACAGAAATTGTGCGATCTCCCTTCCGACTTTTATCTAAAATCAAAAGATTACCTGACTGTAATCCTGGACTTTCATTTTGGAATTCTGCCTGGAGTGAAAAATCTCTTGAAAGGATTTCAACTTTTTACCTACATCCTTGTGAAATTAGTTTGGTGTTTGACAAGTGTTAACCATTTTCTGACTGTTAGTGGGTTTTTATTTCACAACGAAATTAAAAGACTTGCAAAACAGTCCAAGAAAATCAAGAATTAATATTACCATAATAGCAACCACCCCATTTCCTAATGAAGACATACACGAAGAAGAGTATAGCCTATTATTGTTGGCTCATATTGGCTGGTGgcagaaataaagtaaaaatgttaTACAAGTTGAAGGAAGGACACCACTTTCCAAGTAATCACAGTAAATTTAATTCCAGTGGAGTAAGTGGCCACAAGATCCTCATTCCATTTGTTTGCCCTTATGTCCTGAGCTTTTTGGCAAGTACGCTTTTTATAGCCCATGGTACATAGCACACAACATTTCTAACACATTGTATCATAATGACTGAAATCTCTAAGCGCTGCGGTAAGCCAACGAAGTACCAAAAATAAGAAGATCCTTACAGTAAACTAATTGAATAAAACAAATCAGGGGAGAGTACTTCTTGTGTAAGAAGATGAAAGAATAGGCctacaaaagaaaattttcaaggAGAAGTGTATGGGGAGCCATCAACATCTGAGTTGAGAAGTTTGCCCAGAAACACAGCTTTCCCGGCTCTGTTGTTGTAAACATGGCTATGTGTATCTTCTATGGCTATTTGTACATGTATTACACTTTGTAAAATGGTTTAGCAAGTGTTCCTAGCGTATTTGATGAGATATAGAAGGCTTGTGAACCTTAATAAAATATCCTGCATCTGGTAAACAGCAATAAATCATGCTGCTATTTAACACAATGTGGATTTCATATTGTATAACGAAATAATgttgcaaaatatttcaaaaatgtgtGTGAAAGGGTGATAATCCTTTTGAACATTAATTTGCAAGTTGTCATGCTGCTGTCATTATTGAACTGGAGATACTATACTGCTaatttcagtacaatataatttgtttttcagaaggCCGTTGTCCAAACGGAAAATGATGGATTTTCCATCATTAGACAcagctaatggaaaaaaaaaagtcctttagaGCACTTGGGAGAGGTCAAAAGATCAAATGATGTAACACTGATGAAAAAGAAAGGACAACTAAAATTTTAAGGAAGTAAGAAGGCAAGTACACGCCAAAAGGAACAAGAAGGAAAGAGTAAAAAATAACTAGTGACTAATATCAGTTTCTTCTTGCCATGAAAAAAAGAGTTTAATGTAAGCATTCATTAACTGAAGACAATATTTGAAAAAATGGAGTTGTGCTATCCCACCATATAAAGTATGAAAGGGAAAGTGTACACTTCTCACTAATGTTGTACACCACCTTCACCATCCCCTCTCATTTCCTCCTTTCACCCACCTCTAGTTTATGTTATCTTTTTCCTAAGAGGATCACCTCCAATACACCAGTGATTGATTTAATTGCCTCCCAAATTCATTTTTCCAGAGAACCTTTCCAAAACTTTGCCCCATATCAGTGTAAGAGGCCAGAAGACCACTCACTTTTCCCCTAACTAAATTCTATTCATAAAGGAACTGGTTTCTAGTCTATACTTACGCCTTCCGTAAATCAAGCTAAGGGGTTACTCAGAGCTGTCTATGCTGTCCCTAGGGATGAATATTGTGTTAGCTGGGTCAACAGTAAAGCCCTTTATCTCCATATTAACATGCTAAATTATCATTGTCTACAGCCATAGTTACATCCCTATCTGATCTCTGTCACTACAACTGAAAGAGCTCCACTGGGCTGAGTTTTTTGCATTGCATATTCCACAGTGTCACTCAGATAGCTTAATAAGTAGTAAGTAATAACAATCTCTCCAGAGAAAGCTTTCAACAAATACACATTGTCCCTCAGTTTTTAATTTCAGTGACATACATATTTCGCTTGCCCTGTTAAAACAAATAAGGACTTTTGAGCATGACTGAATAATTCAAACTTTTTAGTTTGCTATGATCACTGACTTTTCCCCTGCATTCAGCTGAAAACTTGCAAAAATTTTAGGCATCACACACAGCACTTAGAAGAAAAATCTCTAATTACATCAGTCGGGGCAATGAACAAAGAGAGTTTGATGTAAGCATTCATTAACTCAAGACAATATTTGAAAAGAAGAATTTGTGCTTTCACACCATTAAAGTATAAAAGGGAATGTTTTCATCTCCAGACCTTGGTAACCTGAATTGCCCAGGGGACACAATGGCATTTTATGCTTTGAGACAGCCAGTGCTGAATCACCAAGAGAATTTCAACTTAAACATTTTCCCTTGTTAGGCAAGGGAAGAAAGGGTGGGACAAAACCTAGTCAAGTCAGAAAGTTGAATAGAAAAAGCAAACCACAATGAAGTTGATTTGTGTTCAATATTTCTCTTATTAGCTACCCAGCAATAAAGTTAAATGTCTGGATCACAGGATACAATGAAAGGGAAGTGCATGAACAGAATTAGGAAAGCCTTG from Apteryx mantelli isolate bAptMan1 chromosome 1, bAptMan1.hap1, whole genome shotgun sequence includes:
- the LOC106492220 gene encoding taste receptor type 2 member 40-like; the encoded protein is MLPPILIVSITIVSIEVIVGFTGNGFIAIVNSINWIKSKNISSADMILIFLSTSRCILQVTIMIHIHSLYFTDVTKLSSVYKAFGAVWMFVNHASLWFSTWLYVLYCVKIINFTQRLLLQIKLRISGMIPWLLLGSLGISSMTSLPLLWITPGTYLCSSTGNCRENSTDHITNWDSSHLYLLLLYFAGCFFPLVLSVVTSALLINSLWKHTKKMQCYIDSFRDPLIDVHLTAIKSIISFLVLYLSSFAAQILLTLSTSQSKDVWKVAVSLVVAGAYPSVHSIILIIVNSKLKLAFRTICQYFKCRLENVTS